A window from Planktothrix sp. FACHB-1365 encodes these proteins:
- a CDS encoding N-acetyltransferase produces the protein MSEVLIPGYSLRQGSRLDRALLLKFVYRTYKEQFPNQDLSHLTQTVEQYFSPQTPLWWVEQLHPDGSISSPVGCLWLGNAIDQADGERTAHIFLLYVAPEHRKQGIGSALVVRGEEWALQRGDRKISLQVFTNNQPALNLYQKLGYQPQSLLMQKILS, from the coding sequence GTGTCTGAGGTTCTAATTCCGGGTTACAGTCTGCGCCAAGGGTCACGGTTGGATCGGGCGTTATTGCTTAAGTTTGTCTATCGTACCTATAAGGAACAGTTTCCTAACCAGGATTTAAGTCATCTGACCCAAACCGTTGAGCAGTATTTCTCCCCTCAAACCCCCTTATGGTGGGTAGAGCAATTACATCCTGATGGTTCAATCTCCTCACCTGTGGGGTGTTTGTGGTTAGGGAATGCCATTGATCAGGCAGATGGAGAACGCACAGCCCATATTTTTCTATTGTATGTGGCTCCAGAACACCGCAAACAGGGAATTGGTTCGGCGTTAGTGGTGCGGGGGGAAGAGTGGGCACTGCAACGAGGCGATCGCAAAATTAGCCTGCAAGTCTTCACCAACAACCAACCCGCCCTCAACCTCTATCAAAAACTCGGCTATCAACCTCAATCTTTGTTGATGCAGAAGATTCTATCGTGA